In Corynebacterium ulcerans, one genomic interval encodes:
- a CDS encoding lipase family protein, which translates to MLFPPHFKSSFLKALATIVIAALYAGFTPATAQVIPYTDPDGFYSSIPSATNTAPGTVLSQRDVSPPVLDVLVKMKRIAYTSTHPNGFSTPVTGAVLTPTAPWHGPGPRPVALLAPGTQGAGDSCAPSKLLTLGGEYEMFSATALLSRGWTVALTDYQGLGTPGNHSYMNRKAQGAALLDLGRAVTTLGLPEVNNHTPLIPWGYSQGGGASAAAAEMHRSYAPDVNIALAYAGGVPANLLSVSSSLEGTALTGALGYVITGMYEIYPEVREPINTLLNTRGQQWLDQSSRDCLPESLLTIPLPDTSILTVSGQRLTSLISAEVFQRAISEQEIGLIAPDVPVFVAQGLHDGIIPAGQARDMVNGWSDRGADVTYWEDPAPALDKLLGHIHVLGSSFLPAVEWAEQRLAMLSPPTP; encoded by the coding sequence ATGCTCTTTCCCCCTCACTTTAAAAGCTCGTTCCTCAAAGCTCTAGCAACAATCGTTATTGCCGCTTTGTATGCAGGGTTCACTCCGGCCACAGCTCAGGTCATCCCATATACCGACCCAGACGGGTTTTATTCATCTATCCCCTCTGCGACAAACACCGCACCGGGCACTGTCCTAAGCCAACGAGACGTCTCACCACCTGTCTTAGACGTGTTAGTAAAGATGAAACGCATCGCCTACACGTCTACGCACCCCAACGGCTTTTCCACCCCCGTAACCGGAGCCGTGCTCACACCCACCGCCCCATGGCACGGCCCCGGCCCACGCCCCGTAGCACTCCTCGCACCAGGAACCCAAGGAGCAGGTGATTCCTGTGCACCTTCAAAGCTACTCACACTAGGCGGAGAATATGAGATGTTTTCTGCCACCGCATTATTAAGCCGTGGCTGGACCGTAGCACTAACCGATTATCAAGGATTGGGCACTCCAGGTAACCACTCCTATATGAATAGGAAAGCCCAAGGTGCTGCACTGTTGGATTTGGGACGAGCCGTCACCACGCTGGGGTTACCGGAGGTTAACAACCACACGCCCCTTATTCCGTGGGGGTATTCCCAAGGCGGCGGGGCATCTGCAGCCGCAGCAGAAATGCATCGCTCGTACGCCCCTGATGTGAACATCGCCCTAGCCTATGCTGGCGGAGTTCCCGCTAATCTGCTTTCCGTCTCCAGTTCTTTGGAAGGTACTGCTCTTACCGGTGCACTGGGATATGTGATCACCGGGATGTATGAGATCTACCCAGAGGTCCGCGAGCCAATAAACACCTTGCTCAACACACGCGGCCAACAGTGGCTCGACCAATCAAGCCGCGATTGCCTCCCCGAGAGCCTTCTTACCATCCCGCTTCCAGACACCAGCATCCTCACCGTATCTGGGCAGCGCTTGACCAGTCTCATCTCCGCCGAGGTCTTTCAACGCGCCATTTCTGAACAAGAAATCGGGCTTATCGCTCCCGACGTTCCCGTGTTCGTGGCGCAGGGGCTGCATGATGGCATTATTCCCGCAGGCCAAGCCCGCGACATGGTTAATGGCTGGAGTGACCGCGGCGCTGACGTTACATATTGGGAGGATCCAGCGCCCGCACTGGATAAACTCTTAGGACACATACATGTACTGGGGTCATCCTTCCTCCCCGCAGTCGAGTGGGCTGAGCAACGTTTGGCCATGTTATCGCCACCAACTCCCTAA
- a CDS encoding MarR family winged helix-turn-helix transcriptional regulator — MVADIPAALLQSPSFQLEHLRRRTRDCVEEALSHEGITLREYWVLTCLVSSDVPTQATLCDALGIDASDMVRLIDSLEAKSWTTRERDPQDRRRQIVKATKAGKSAHPHLAEVVTKAEDAALDDSTAKQLKHLRKLAAAIITANED, encoded by the coding sequence ATGGTCGCCGATATTCCCGCTGCACTTCTTCAATCACCGTCCTTCCAACTAGAGCATCTGCGCCGCCGCACACGCGATTGTGTGGAGGAAGCACTGTCGCATGAAGGAATAACCCTGCGGGAATATTGGGTACTCACATGTCTTGTTTCTAGTGATGTCCCCACTCAAGCCACTCTGTGTGATGCCCTTGGGATAGACGCCTCCGACATGGTTCGACTTATCGATTCCCTAGAGGCCAAATCCTGGACCACGAGAGAGCGCGACCCTCAGGATCGTCGCCGTCAGATCGTCAAAGCTACCAAGGCTGGCAAGTCAGCACATCCGCATCTCGCAGAAGTGGTGACCAAAGCAGAGGATGCCGCGCTCGACGACTCGACGGCAAAACAGCTCAAGCACCTGCGCAAACTAGCGGCAGCAATCATCACTGCAAACGAGGATTAG